Within the Pseudonocardia alni genome, the region CGCGCCCGCGGGCGGCGGGCCCGGTCCGGTCGTCGGGCGTCCGCCCGTCGGGCCGCCCGCGGCACCGGGACCCGACGAGGCGTCCTGGCTCGCCGACTGGGCCTCCGGTGCCTGGGCCGGGGAGATCCCGCCGCCGGAGACCGCGGCGCGGACCGACCGGAGCGACGTCGAGGAGACCGTCCCGGGCACGCCGCACGTCGTCCCCGCCGCGACCGCCACCGTGACCGTCGACGACGACCGCCGCGACGGCCCGGCGCATCCCGCCCACCGTGTGACCACCGGCGACGACCCGGCCCGCACCACCGCCGGGCCGGCACACCCGGGGCCCGGATCCGACCGGAACCACGTCGGCACGTCGCCCGCCGGGGCCGAGACGAACGGAGCCGCACCGGCCACGGCGGACGCCCCGGCGGACCCGGCCCACGCCGGACCGGCTCCGGACATCCGGGCCGGACTCGACCGCCCCGCAGGCACCGGACCGGCCGGAACCGGGCCCACCGGCCCCCGGCCCCCGGCCGACGAGGCCGACCCCGTCGACGAGGCCCCCACCCCACCTCCGGGCGTCCCGATCCTGCGCGCCCCGACACCCCCGGCCCCGGCCGACGGGGAGCGCCGCCCCCGGCACCTCCTGCTCACCGACGACGAGCCGGACGAGTGGGACGCCACAGAGCGGGACACCACCGGGTGGGACGGCACCGTGGAGGACCCCACGGAACCGGCCGACGTCGTCGCCCCCGCAACGGAGCCCCCCGCACGGGCGACGGAGCACCCCGCGCCGGGTCCGGCGGAGGACCCCACGACGGGGCCCGCGGACGCGCCCGCGCCGAGGCCGCGGCCGCGACCCCGCCCCGCCGGGGGCCTGGCCGACCGGCTCACCCCCACCGAACAGGACCTGCTGCAGCGCCTCCACGAGGAGCTCGCGGCCCGCGAGAACGGTGGCGAGCCGACCCCGCGCAACGGCACCGCCCGCACCGACCGGGGCTGAGCCCGGCCGGGCCGGGAGCCGGCGCGGGGATCAGCCGACCCCGCGCACGATCCGATCGATCACCCGCTGCAGGTGCAACGCCCGTGCGGCGTCCACCGGGAGGTCGGCGCCGGAGGCGATCGCGTCGGCGAGGTCGTCGAGCAGCGCGCCGAAGCAGGCGACCGCGTCGGCCGGGCGACGGTCGAGCACGTACCGGCCGCGGCCGTCCTCCCCGAGCCCGCCGACCAGCGCCACCTCGAACTCGGTCGGGTCCACCGGGACACGCAGCGACAGCACCACCGAGCTGCGGGCGCCGCCGTCGTGGACGAGGCCGATCCGCCACAGGTCGGGCTCGTCGCGGTGGGCGTGGTCGACGTCGACGACCGGGCCCAGCGCCGCGTCGAGCAGGTCCACGACGTGCGGGCCGACGTCGAGCAGCGCCCCGTGCTCGGCCCGCCACGACGACGCCGCGAACGGCCCGCCGAGCAGCGCCCCGGACAGCCAGCGGGCGGTCGCGGTCGTCCCGGGACCGCCGGCGCCGGCCGGGACCGCGTCGAGCCAGGCCCGGATCGCCGGGTCGAACCGCAGGGTCAGCATCGTCGCCGACCGGACGCCCGAGGCCGCGACCGCGGCGGCGGCCCGTTCCGCGGCGGTGAGGTCCGCGGCCAGCGGCTTCTCCAGCACGACGTGCTTCCCGGCGGCCACCACCCGCTCCAGCAGCTCGGCCTGCACGGCGGGCGGGACGGCGAACGCGACGGCGTCGCACGCGTCGAGCAGGTCCTCGACCGAGGCGTGCACCGGACCACCGGAGACCGCGGCGATCCCGGCGGCCGCCTCCGGCCGTCGCGCCCACACCCCGGCCGCCGACCAGCGGGGATGCGCCGCGATGGCGGGGGCGTGCACCTGGCGCGCCCACGGCCCGGCGCCGAGCAGTCCGATACGCATGCGGGCATTCTCACCGCCGACCGGCCCCGATCATGACCTAGGGTCGGCGGCCATGAGCGATGATCCGGCAGCGCAGCCGGTCGAGCCGAGGGCCGCCGCGACCGTACTGCTGGTCCGCGACGAGCCGGGCACCGGTGACCTGCAGGTCTTCCTGCAGCGGCGGGTGGCCGGGATGGCGTTCGCCGGCGGCATGACCGTGTTCCCCGGCGGCGGGGTCTCCGCCGGTGACGAGCCGGACCCCGCCCGGTGGCGCGGACCGGAGCCGGAACGGTTCGGTGCCCGGCTGGCCCAGCCCGCGGACCTGGCCGCCGCGCTGGTGACGGCCGCCGTCCGCGAGACGTTCGAGGAGTGCGGCGTGCTGCTGGCCGCCCCCGCCGGCACCGAGCCCGGCCGGTTGGACGCCGCCGCGACCTGGCGGGACGACCTCGTCGCCCGCCGGATCACGCTGCCGGGGCTGCTCGCGGCGCACGACCTGGAGCTGCGCGCGGACCTGCTGGTCCCGTGGTCCCGCTGGATCACCCCGCCGCGCAACCCGAAGCGCTACGACACCGCGTTCCTCGTCGCCCGCGTGCCGGACGGCCAGGTCGCCGACGACGCCACCACCGAGGCCGTCGAGGCGCGCTGGTGGAGCCCGGCCGAGGCCCTGTCCGGCCACGACGACGGCGACCTGAAGCTGATGCCGCCCACCCTGCGGACCCTGCAGGAGCTGCACCGGCACGACAGCGCGGGCGAGGTGCTGGCCGCCGCCGCGGCGCGCGACATCGAGCCGATCACCCCCGAGGTGCGGCGCGAGGGCAGGGTCGTCACGATCACCCTGCCCGGCGACCCCGACTGGATCTACGAGGAGACGACCCGGTGAGCCACCCGCTCTACGGCGCCCTGCGCGCCGCGCACCCGCTGGCGTCGGTGCTGCTGCAGGACAACCCCGGCCCGATGACCCTGGAGGGCACCAACACCTGGGTCCTCGCGGCGTCGGACGCGCACGACCGGATCGTCGTCGACCCGGGTGAGGACGACGGCACGCACCTGGAGGCGCTGGCCGACGGCACGCCGGTGGCCGCGGTCGTCCTGACCCACCGCCACCACGACCACGCCGGCGGGATCGGCCGGTTCGTCGAGCTGACCGGGGCACCCGTGTTCGCCGCGGACCCGTCGCTGGCGTCGGGGACCACCCCGCTGGTCGACGGCGCCGTCGTCGCCGGTGGCGGGGTCGAACTGGAGGTGCTGACCACCCCCGGCCACACCTCGGACTCGGTGTCGCTGCTGCTGCGCGGCCCCGGCTCCGACGGCGTCGCGCTGCTCTCCGGCGACACCGTGCTCGGCCGCGGCACCACCGTCATCGCCCACCCCGACGGCACCCTCGGGCCCTACCTGGACTCGCTGCGCCGGATCGCGGAGCTGCCCGCGGGCACCCCGGTCCTCCCCGGGCACGGTCCGGAGCTCCCGGACGCCGCCGACACCGCGCGGCACTACCTCGCCCACCGCGAGCAGCGGCTGGAGCAGGTGCGGGCCGCGCTGGAGCGGCTCGGGCCCGACGCCTCGGCACGCGACGTCGTCGAGATCGTCTACGCCGACGTCGACACCTCGCTGTGGGACGCCGCCGAGCTGTCCGTGCGCGCACAGCTGGATCACCTGCGTGGATGAACGGGACCGCACGGAGCGTTGAACCGACACGACCGACCGGCCTAGGGTCCCCGCATCCCGACGGGGCATCGCCGTCCGTCGGCCCCGTTCCGCCCGAAGGAGACCCCGTGCGTCGCACGATCCTGGCCCTGGCCGCCGCGCTGCTGGCCCTCACCACCCTCGTCGGCTGCAGCAGCGGCGGGTCCGACACGCTGCGCGTCGGCACCGAGGGGACCTACAGCCCCTTCAGCTTCCAGGGCCCCGACGGACAGCTGACCGGCTACGACGTCGAGGTCGCCCGCGCGGTCGGCGCCAAGCTGGGCAAGGAGGTCGAGTTCGTCCAGACCCCGTGGGACTCGATCTTCGCCGCGCTGGAGTCGCAGCGGATCGACCTGGTCGCCAACCAGGTCACCGTCAACGACGAGCGGAAGGCGAGGTACGACCTCTCGACCCCCTACACCGTGTCCGAGGGCGTGATCGTCACCCGCGCCGACGACACCGCGATCCGGACCCTCGCCGACCTGCGGGGCCGCACCACCGCGCAGTCCGCGACCAGCAACTGGGCCGAGGTCGCCCGCGGCGCCGGCGCGAACGTCGAGGCGGTGGAGGGCTTCGTGCAGGCCGTCCAGCTCGTCAAGGACGGCCGGGTCGACGCCACCGTCAACGACAACCTCGCCGTCGGGGAGTACGAGAAGTCGACCGGGGACAAGGGCATCAAGGTCGCCGGCACCACCGGGGACACCAGCGAGCAGGCCTTCGCCGCCCGCAAGGACAGCGGCCTGATGCCCGACGTGGACCGGGCGCTGGCCGAGCTGCGGGCCGACGGCACGCTGACGCAGCTGTCCGAGAAGTACTTCGGCAGCGACGTCAGCGGGAAGTAGATGGATCCCGCCACCTGGGAGCTGATCGGCCGCAACCTGTGGCCGATGCTGAGGGCGACGGTCACGATGACCATCCCGCTGACGGCGATCAGCTTCGTCATCGGGCTGGTCCTGGCCCTGTTGCTGGCGCTGGCCCGGATCTCCTCGATCAGACCGCTGTCCTGGCTGGCCCGCGCCTACATCTCGGTGGTGCGCGGCACGCCGCTGCTGGTCCAGCTGTTCATCGTGTTCTACGCGCTCCCGCAGCTCGGGCTGGTGATCGACCCGTTCCCGTCCGCGGTGATCGCGTTCAGCCTCAACGTCGGCGGCTACGCGGCCGAGGTCATCCGGGCGGCGATCCTGTCCATCCCGAAGGGACAGTGGGAGGCCGCGCAGACCATCGGCATGGGGTACCCGACGACGCTGCGACGCGTGATCCTCCCCCAGGCCGCGCGCACCGCCGTCCCACCGCTGTCGAACACGCTGATCTCGCTGGTCAAGGACACCTCGCTGGCCTCGACCATCCTGGTGACCGAGCTGCTGCGGGTCGCCCAGCTGGCCGCGGCGCCGACGTTCGACTTCTTCGCCCTCTACGGCGTGGCCGCGGTGTACTACTGGATCGTCTGCCTGATCCTCTCGTCCGTGCAGGTACGGGTGGAGACGCGGCTGGAGAGGTACGTGGCGCGATGAGCGACCTGCTGACCGTCCGGGGCCTGCGGAAGTCCTTCGGGACGCTGGAGGTCCTGCGCGACATCGGGTTCGACGTCCCGGCCGGGACCGTCACCGCGGTGATCGGGCCGTCCGGTTCGGGCAAGACGACGGTGCTGCGTGCCCTGAACGCGCTGGACCGGGCCGACGCCGGGGTGATCACCATCGGCGACCTGGCCGTCGACTTCGGCGCCCCCGTCGACCGGTCCACGCTGGCCCGGTTCCGGTCCCGGACCGCGATGGTGTTCCAGTCGCACAACCTGTTCCCGCACCGCACCGTCCTGGAGAACGTCATCGAGGGTCCGGTGATCGTGCAGCGGCGCCCCCGGGCCGACGCGACCGCCGACGCCCGGCGGCTGCTGGACCAGGTGGGGCTGGCCGAGAAG harbors:
- a CDS encoding Gfo/Idh/MocA family protein; amino-acid sequence: MRIGLLGAGPWARQVHAPAIAAHPRWSAAGVWARRPEAAAGIAAVSGGPVHASVEDLLDACDAVAFAVPPAVQAELLERVVAAGKHVVLEKPLAADLTAAERAAAAVAASGVRSATMLTLRFDPAIRAWLDAVPAGAGGPGTTATARWLSGALLGGPFAASSWRAEHGALLDVGPHVVDLLDAALGPVVDVDHAHRDEPDLWRIGLVHDGGARSSVVLSLRVPVDPTEFEVALVGGLGEDGRGRYVLDRRPADAVACFGALLDDLADAIASGADLPVDAARALHLQRVIDRIVRGVG
- a CDS encoding NUDIX hydrolase, encoding MSDDPAAQPVEPRAAATVLLVRDEPGTGDLQVFLQRRVAGMAFAGGMTVFPGGGVSAGDEPDPARWRGPEPERFGARLAQPADLAAALVTAAVRETFEECGVLLAAPAGTEPGRLDAAATWRDDLVARRITLPGLLAAHDLELRADLLVPWSRWITPPRNPKRYDTAFLVARVPDGQVADDATTEAVEARWWSPAEALSGHDDGDLKLMPPTLRTLQELHRHDSAGEVLAAAAARDIEPITPEVRREGRVVTITLPGDPDWIYEETTR
- a CDS encoding MBL fold metallo-hydrolase translates to MSHPLYGALRAAHPLASVLLQDNPGPMTLEGTNTWVLAASDAHDRIVVDPGEDDGTHLEALADGTPVAAVVLTHRHHDHAGGIGRFVELTGAPVFAADPSLASGTTPLVDGAVVAGGGVELEVLTTPGHTSDSVSLLLRGPGSDGVALLSGDTVLGRGTTVIAHPDGTLGPYLDSLRRIAELPAGTPVLPGHGPELPDAADTARHYLAHREQRLEQVRAALERLGPDASARDVVEIVYADVDTSLWDAAELSVRAQLDHLRG
- a CDS encoding amino acid ABC transporter substrate-binding protein, whose amino-acid sequence is MRRTILALAAALLALTTLVGCSSGGSDTLRVGTEGTYSPFSFQGPDGQLTGYDVEVARAVGAKLGKEVEFVQTPWDSIFAALESQRIDLVANQVTVNDERKARYDLSTPYTVSEGVIVTRADDTAIRTLADLRGRTTAQSATSNWAEVARGAGANVEAVEGFVQAVQLVKDGRVDATVNDNLAVGEYEKSTGDKGIKVAGTTGDTSEQAFAARKDSGLMPDVDRALAELRADGTLTQLSEKYFGSDVSGK
- a CDS encoding amino acid ABC transporter permease, whose translation is MDPATWELIGRNLWPMLRATVTMTIPLTAISFVIGLVLALLLALARISSIRPLSWLARAYISVVRGTPLLVQLFIVFYALPQLGLVIDPFPSAVIAFSLNVGGYAAEVIRAAILSIPKGQWEAAQTIGMGYPTTLRRVILPQAARTAVPPLSNTLISLVKDTSLASTILVTELLRVAQLAAAPTFDFFALYGVAAVYYWIVCLILSSVQVRVETRLERYVAR
- a CDS encoding amino acid ABC transporter ATP-binding protein, which codes for MSDLLTVRGLRKSFGTLEVLRDIGFDVPAGTVTAVIGPSGSGKTTVLRALNALDRADAGVITIGDLAVDFGAPVDRSTLARFRSRTAMVFQSHNLFPHRTVLENVIEGPVIVQRRPRADATADARRLLDQVGLAEKADQYPYQLSGGQQQRVGIARALALDPQLMLFDEPTSALDPELVGDVLRVIKDLATAGRTMVIVTHEIRFAQQVADQVLFVDGGVVAESGPPSRVLVEPERPRTRQFLKRILDPI